A stretch of DNA from Macrotis lagotis isolate mMagLag1 chromosome X, bilby.v1.9.chrom.fasta, whole genome shotgun sequence:
TCACTCAGTTCCAGAATTACATTCAAAATTGGATTTCTGGGGCATGTAGGTGGTGCAGCATATAAagttccagccctggagtcaggaggacttgagttcaaatttggcctgagacacttgatacttattagctgtgtaactttggacaaatctgtttaccccattgcctcaccccccccccaaccccaccaaaaaaatggGATTTCCTCTTCTTGGTTCTTCCATCTCTGGAAGGTTGAAATCATCCCTATGTTAAGTCAGTAATTCAGTTCTTTTGGCAGAGAGAATATGTGCAGGCACTCCAGTAGATGACTAGATAATTGAAGTACTTATCTTCTCCCATGACTTCTTTTTACCAGGCTTTTGACCTGTTTCTACACTTTTCATAGATTTCCTTTCTGATCAGGTAGTATATAGTATACAACATCACTTGTTTCTTTATCATTAGACCTTCATCCAAATAGTCTCCATTCCTCTCTCTAGTTCCTGGATTTCCTCACCTTGATATGTGATGCAATCcttcattttaccttttctttcaaaaaaaaattgctcataCAGAGCCATTGTTGTTTTATTCATTGGTACCTTGGAGGTAAATTTGATGCTAGTTTATTTTAGAATTAATTTGCCTTATCTTAGGACTTCTGGTTTCTTGTGTTTGTTGCCTAATCTTTGAGTATTTGTGTTTAGACACAATGCTGTGATTTGAGGAaagtgttttttctttgtatttctgtgTTTTTTCTATATTCGAGATGGCTCCTGTCTTCACTATTACTGATCCATCTTAGCTATGAAATGCAGAAAGATAGGGGGGGGGAATAAATTAAGGGAATAACTACTGGCCAAGAGGAAACAAAAATTATCCTGTATGAAAAATTATCCTGAAGAagatatgatggtttacttagaaaattctaTATAATCAACCTTAAAACAGACTGAGGTTATTTACCCCCTAGCAAAGTAGTGGGATGAAAAATGAACCCTCAAAATCATCATTTCTGTTTGACCATAAAACTGCAGAAGGTAAAGATAGAAATTTCACTATGTAATAGAATATACATGCATCAAGATGAGGaatcataaaaatgtaaaataatcgTTACAGAGCCGAAGGAAAAGAATTCATTGGAGAGATTTAGTGGTCATGAATGGACCACatcaactaaataaaaaatatttaaaaaaagattaaatacagTTTGATCAGAATTAGATAAAAGCATACATAGAAACAGAACATCTAAGATATGatgatcaaataattttttaaaattagggatgggaggggtgtgtgtgtgtgtgtgtgtgtgtgtgtgtgtgtgtgtgtatgtaggttAAATGACTCTAACTCATGTCCTCTTTGTTCCAgagcagatgctctatccactgtaccatctagctgccctgaaaataatcttttttttttttttgctggaaaaCTGTTGGTATTTTTCAAAGGGAGAAAATgatatttacattttctatttctttcagatTGGAAAACAGAGCATGAAAACAAGGAGTTATTCCCCAAATTGGGCATTTCATCCCAGGAAAGAATTTTAAGAGATAGTCCCTTTGTTGCCACATTGGGAACTGGCCAGGAATGGTATAACCAATTAGAAAAGCATCAAAGCAATGAGAAGAAATATTCTCAAAATGTAAGAATTACACAAAGGAAACCTTCCAATAAATCAAGAGATAGTGAACATAATAAATATGTTGGAATTGTCAATGTGATCTTTGTTCcatcagaaagaagaaagagtctTGACAAGCATGTTACACACAAAAAGTGTTTGAGACTATGTTCAGACCTAAGGATAAATGATGGAACATGCTCCAAAAAGATATTTTCTAAGTATAATGAATGTGGACAGTCATGTAGGTATAATTCAGCTCTACTTAAAACCCATAGAATATGTGCTAGAGAGAAACATTTTGCATGTAATGATTGTGAGAAAACTTTCAAGTTCAGATTAATACTTATtcaacatcaaagaattcatgctggagagaaactttatgaatgtcATATATGTGGAAAGGGCTTTAGTCAGAGGTCAGGACTTACTCAACATCAGacaattcatactggagagaaaccttatgaatgtaatataTGTGGGAAAGGCTTCAGTCAGAGATCAGGCCTTACTCAACATCACACAACTCATACTGGAgaaaagccttatgaatgtaacgTATGTGGAAAGATCTTCCGATTGAGAACACAACTTACTCAGCATCAGACAATTCATAACGGAGAAAAtccttatgaatgtaatgtatGTGGGAAGGGCTTTAGTTTGAAATTGGGCCTTGCtcaacatcagaaaattcatactggagaaaagccTTTTGAATGTTATATATGTGGGAAAGGCTTCAGTCAGAGATCAGGACTTACTCaacatcataaaattcatactggagaaaaattttatgaatttaatgTGTGTGGGAAGGGATTCAAGCAGAAATCAAGACTTAGCAACAGATAAATcatattagagaaaaatataaatgtgataCATGTAGAAAGACCTTCCATTGTAGGAAGGAATTTATTCTGCATCAGacaattcatactggagagaaacattataaatgtaatgaatgtgagaAGGCCTTCCGCTGGAGGAGAGGACTTACTCTACATCAGAGAACTCATGGTGgtgagaaaccttttgaatgtaatgaatgtggtaaGGCTTTCCGCTGGAGGAGAGGACTTACTgttcatcagagaattcatattggtgaaaaaccttataaatgtaatgaatgtggaaaagccttcagTCAAAGATCAAGACTTACTCAACACCAGGTAATTcatacaggagagaaaccttatgaatgtcatgaatgtgggaaggccttttGACAGAAAACTGCTCTTACTGAACATCAGACAATTCATACTGGTGAGAAACCATATGAATGtcatgaatgtggaaaagcttttcGCCAGAAGACTGGACTAAATCAACATCAGACAACTCATACTGGTGAAAAGCCTTATGAATGTGGTAACTGTGGGAAGGCCTTCCACCAAAGAACACAGCTTactcaacatcagagaattcatactggtgagaaaccttttgaatgtaatgaatgtgctAAGGCCTTTGGTCACAGCCGAGAACTTAAAtggcatcagagaattcatactggagagagacCTTATGGGTGTAACGAATGTGGGAATGCCTTCCGCTTGAGCACACATCTTACTCGCCataaaagaattcatactggGAGAGAGACCTTATGGAGTGTAGTGAATGTGGAAATGCTTTCCGCTTGAGCACACACCTTACCCGACATAAAAAAATCCATATTGGAGAGACACCTCATGAATGTAATGAGTGTGGAAAAGCCTTTCAGCTGAAAATACAGCTTACTCACCATAAGAAAATTCATACTGGAAAGAAACTCTAAATTTAATTATGTTTGTGGAAAGGCTTTCCTGCACCACAAACACCTTAGGCAGGGACATATGGTGTATGTGGAAAACCCTTTAACTAGGGTATATAACTTAATATTCTATATTTCATAATGGAATGAGGCCTTAAGAGGATAGTGGACCTAGGAATGATTTAGGCCAGCATTAACAATCCTTTGTTGAGAGTTAGAGAACTGAAACTAAAGGGAAACCAAGCAAATTCAAGCCTACTTTCCCATGTTGGctatttcagaatttttctcCAAAACACTGCAGTCTTCCTCCCAGAAATCTCCTAGTTCTTGCACCTTCTTCATTTGCTGAGGAAATTTGGAGTAATTTTATAGGTGCTCATTACTTGACATCTACTCAGAAGTAAATTCAAGAACTTAACTTCCCTCTGACTAAAATTTTGGGGACAACTGTTTTAAGCAGAAATCAGTCGCAGACCAACATTTATACTAAATGATACAATACTTTCAAATGATTTGAAAGCtgtatatgaaatattttcttttaaaataaattagaaggggcagctgggtagaacaatagatagagcaccgaccctgggagtcaggagttcaaatgtggccctagacaattacctagctgtgtgactttgtgcaagtcactcaactcccattgcctttaaaataaatttaaaaagataaattgtaAGAACCCAATAGAGTGTATCTTGGATAACTTTGGATAGGGGGAAGAATCTTAACCAAATGgttatcattaaaaaataaaataaatcattttattgcaaaaaatttaaaatttatcaatgaaaaaaatcttaagctAGAATaagaaaagtcatgaaaaaagaCCTACTTCAACTACCATTGATACCAGTGTGATATCTAAGAGATACTGgaaattaaattgttaaatttgttAGGCCAAAGACCATTACCTAATATGTTTTTAGAGTATGGAATCAGATAAACATTGGAAGGATCTTCCCAAGGTTTTACCAGAACATTGTTATTGGCACAGAATCTGTCtgggacagatgaggaaacaagactAGTGATTGTGACTTGCCCTTGTTGATACAAATAGTAAGAACATGAGAATATGATTcaagcccaggtcttcctgactcttagtcTGGCACTTTAATCATTTAACAAGATCTATTGCCTCCCTAGGCCATCAGAGACATACATCCAAACACAAGTGACTCCCAGATAGTAGGGCCCAAAGTATACACTTTACTAAGTCATGTGGGACTCGGGTCATCTGCAGAGGGTATACTTATAAAAGCTCCCAAGGCAGGGACCCAGCTGTCCTTCagtcaataaaatttattattctaCTGTATGTCAGGTGTTAATTGAGATAGAAGATGAGAGGGAAGAAGCACCACACATCAAtttctttgttctattttatCACGGTTGAAATTCTGGTTATATGGCCAATTATCCAACTGGTGTTTTTTGCAGTATATAATATCAAATGATAATCTAAATGGTATTAGAAGTTCCTAATGATTTCAATGTCAGTATGATGAGCAAACTCCAAGTACCCCAGGGTTCTGGATTTAGCCCGGGGCTGTTTGACATTTTTATCAATTAGTTGCATAAATGTCTTGTTCATAAAATTTTCAGCTGACAATAAGATGAATGAAAGGTAGGATCAAATGGAAGGTAGAATCTGTCTCAAAAAATCTTGACAATGCAACAGCACTGGGCTGAGTATAATAAAATTCAATAGAACTAAATGAAAAGTCACATTTATATATGAAGAAGTCAAAATAgggaagaaattctaaaaaaaagatctgagtttagtGAACCATAAGCTCCAAATGAATCAGTAGAATGTTATGACAGTCAAAAGTTAATATCttggggtggcacagtggatagagccctggccctggagtcaggagtacctgagttcaaatccagcctcagacacttaataatgatctagctgtgtggccttgggcaagccacttaaccccattgccttgcaaaaactgaaaaaaaaaataaatatcttaagCTGATTTTAAGGAGTGGAATTTCCACAAATAGGGAAGTGATATCCCTCCAGTTCACTCATAGTTTTCTTTTGcacttgaagaagaccaaaatgacatcatgagCTCTGAAGCCtccaccacaggttgggcacaaatagtccatatgaacattggGATATACTCTAGTTTTGGTAGCTCTCCAGAGTATTGCATTCTGGAATGTGCTGAAGGCTGTCCAGAAGGGGCAGCCAAAACTGTAAAGGAGCATGAagaatgagaatatttttttttaggtttgtttttttttgcaaggcaaatggggttaagtgttgtgcccaaggccacacggctaggtaattactaagtgtctgagaccggatttgaactcaggtactcctgactccagggccggtgctctatccactacaccacctagccacccccaaaatgagaatattttgaaGGAAGAGGTCAAGTGTAGCCTCAGGAAAAGAAGCCTCTcctctttaaggtttgcatagtGTTTTAcaggcattgcctcagtcaatcCTTttaacaatcctgtgaagtattAGTTActttcatgttacagatgaggaatctgaggcaaaggGAGGTCAGCGATTTGTCCATGGTAATAGCTGGTAAAcatcagagacagaattttaacttgggtctttctgactaaGCACAATTCACTATACTATCAGTTACAAGTAGCCATGTTGTCCTCCATAAAGAGAAGGCCCAATTCCTCGTTAAATACTGGACTAAAGAAAGTGAGGGTGAAGGATGATGTCAGATTTTGACAGTATGGACAGGAGAGAGCTCATAGGAAAATGATTATCTCAGTGAGATCCTCTGTTAAAAGGGTGGAAATAGATATGGAAAGCTTGAAGAGAGAAGAGTTGGAACTTTATGTATACAGTGAGGACACGGTAAAAAGATTTTTATGAGAGTCCAGGTAAGATTAGGTATTTCTGTGACCTGTTTCAGCAGTACATGAATAGGCACAGAAGAGGTGAATGAAGAAGAGGGGAATCCAGAGTTGGGGTTCAGCAAGCATTATAGACCAAGTTGCACACTGGTCAGATTTTGAGAGATTGGGGTATatactaaaattataaaaaatggtttACATAATTTCACAAAAATGTATGTGACTTGAACCAGCCTCTAACCTTTGTCTGGAGCCATCCAGTGCAAGCTAGAGACAGGAGAGCAAATCATTTCTGTATGAGGAAAATGATGTTTGCAAGCACAAGGCCCACCTCTTAAAAAGGagggcttggggcagctaggtggtgcagtggataaagcaccggccctggagtcaggagtacctgggttcaaatctggtctcagacacttaataattacctagctgtgtgagaccttgggcaagccacttaaccccattaccttgcaaaacctttaaaaaagaaagtaggtcTTAAGTCTACTGAGGCTAAAACCACTTGCATACATGAAAAGGTTGGCCCGCAACACAGTCATTCTTAGGTCCAGACAGTTCCAACGGTTGCAATTTCTTGGTACAATCCAGACATTCTTGGGTGCCATGGGAACAGTCACTGTCTTAAATATTGGGGTAGTAATTACTCTTACCAAGTATAGAACCAGAATTCTGGGACAAGAACAGGAGTGCAGTACAGTGAATGTGATAATGGGTAATCCTGGAAAATAGGGAGAGCTAACTCCCTCACTGAATACTTAGTGCTGGTCCAAGCAATACATTTTTACCAGAGGGTGGTATCCAGAGAGAAAAGGATTATTTTTATGCCATGCTCAGGGCACAGCCTCCTTGCTAAGCCTTAGTTCTAGGAAACagggtataatatattttaacaaGTTCAATGAAGGTGCAAGTTGTAAGAGCCTGACAGACTAGCAAGCCAGGTGTTTGAAAAAGCATCATTGTGTAGAATGAAGTTCTCTGGTGTAATGCAAGGAGGGAATGAGACAGAGAGGAAGGACCTATGGGCCAAGTTCTGAACTTTTACTGTGCCAACCAAAAAACAtgtattataaaacatttttatcactCCCAAATTAGTATTTGCCCTCCTCCACTAAGGAACTAACTCCTCTCAGCTATGGATCCACAAACACAGAATTAAGTTTGGCCTGGTTtcagtttttgtcctttgttattgaaaaccaaaatgacatcattacatttgagacaaattacagtgtatcatcctgtggctgatcagaccaatatgagctaggaatactctaccacaggttgggcacaaatagtccatgtgaacacctggggtgggtacccTAACCTTacgtatgtcacatttccttgaGCTGCTtgaattctgccttcctcatggaaggcagcaccctcactgatgagagcatTCCATGTAGGGTgttcctgtgccagtgtctctcataaTTCAaatgttcttcaatgagaccttcagggtgtcatggtctattgcttcttctgatcctgatccccttgtgagcacttgccctgtgtgagttttgGCAAGCAtacgtctggcattctaacatgtccagcccatcatagttgtgctctctgttGAATGTTGAaatgctagacagtttagctcaagaaagaacctcagtgtctggtgtcttctcctgccaggtgatcttcagaatcttcctaagacactttaaatggaagccattcagtttccttacaaggtcatatagcaatgaggtcagcacaatgacccTGTAGATCCTCAGTCTGGTAGTCAGTCTAAATAActcttctctctcactttctgtctgagcctcccaaatactgagttagttCTTGCAATGCGAGTATCAACCACATTGTCATTGtgaacctccttggaaaggatactgccaaaGTAAGCGAACTTTtccacagtcctcaaaacttctccatttgctgtaatcaatggtctacatatgatgtggtgctggctgatggagcaacTGTGTTTTCTTGttcattgttagatcaaaattagaaCAATCATCAGAGAATGGATCCATATGTAGTTGCATCTCAgtctcagaggctgcattgactGCACAGTCATATGCAAACAGAAGATCTGGCACCAACACTCCCTGCACTTAGGTCTTGGCTTGTAGATTTTACAAGTTGAAGAACTTGCCATCAGTGTGAttgctgaccttg
This window harbors:
- the LOC141499667 gene encoding LOW QUALITY PROTEIN: uncharacterized protein LOC141499667 (The sequence of the model RefSeq protein was modified relative to this genomic sequence to represent the inferred CDS: substituted 2 bases at 2 genomic stop codons), with translation MYFAPSLPVGLADSKPRVICQLEQGETPSLPGRDVIQRGSCPDWKTEHENKELFPKLGISSQERILRDSPFVATLGTGQEWYNQLEKHQSNEKKYSQNVRITQRKPSNKSRDSEHNKYVGIVNVIFVPSERRKSLDKHVTHKKCLRLCSDLRINDGTCSKKIFSKYNECGQSCRYNSALLKTHRICAREKHFACNDCEKTFKFRLILIQHQRIHAGEKLYECHICGKGFSQRSGLTQHQTIHTGEKPYECNICGKGFSQRSGLTQHHTTHTGEKPYECNVCGKIFRLRTQLTQHQTIHNGENPYECNVCGKGFSLKLGLAQHQKIHTGEKPFECYICGKGFSQRSGLTQHHKIHTGEKFYEFNVCGKGFKQKSRLSNRXIILEKNINTIHTGEKHYKCNECEKAFRWRRGLTLHQRTHGGEKPFECNECGKAFRWRRGLTVHQRIHIGEKPYKCNECGKAFSQRSRLTQHQVIHTGEKPYECHECGKAFXQKTALTEHQTIHTGEKPYECHECGKAFRQKTGLNQHQTTHTGEKPYECGNCGKAFHQRTQLTQHQRIHTGEKPFECNECAKAFGHSRELKWHQRIHTGERPYGCNECGNAFRLSTHLTRHKRIHTGRETLWSVVNVEMLSA